The Chloroherpetonaceae bacterium genome window below encodes:
- a CDS encoding PFL family protein: MAYDFNEVIETLRMTEVEHFDIRTVTLGVSLRDCATHSLELAKEKIRTKIMRRAEKHLSAAAEVEHMFGIRIANKRLSITPLSIPFDQFREHELIELGVVLDRCAEELGVDFIGGYSALVEKGMTDGELALIRSVPEMMRRTKHICSSINVATTKAGINMNAVYEVAKMIKHLSAHTPRAEGCCKFVAFCNVPEDNPFVAGAFHGISEPDVTLNVGISGPGVVLSAIREAGQCDFPTLAEVIKRTAFKITRAGELIGRKVAEKEGIPFGIVDISLAPTPAWGDSIAEILEAIGVEAVGAPGTTAALMLLNDSVKKGGMMASAFVGGMSGAFIPVSEDAAMIRGVEMGSLSIEKLEAMTSVCCVGLDMVAVPGDTSAETLAGIIADECAIGVSNNKTTAVRIIVPPGAKVGDTIDYGGLLGKAIIMPVSQFSSKGFVTRGGRIPATTRAMSN; encoded by the coding sequence ATGGCATACGATTTTAATGAGGTGATTGAAACGCTCCGAATGACGGAGGTTGAGCACTTCGATATTCGCACCGTGACACTCGGCGTTAGCCTGCGAGATTGTGCCACGCATAGCCTTGAGCTTGCAAAAGAAAAAATCCGCACGAAGATTATGCGCCGTGCTGAAAAGCATTTATCTGCCGCTGCGGAAGTTGAACACATGTTTGGCATTCGAATTGCCAATAAACGCCTATCCATCACACCGCTTTCGATTCCCTTCGATCAATTTCGTGAGCATGAATTGATTGAACTCGGCGTGGTGCTCGATCGCTGCGCTGAAGAGCTTGGGGTTGATTTCATCGGTGGCTATTCGGCCTTGGTTGAAAAGGGAATGACCGATGGCGAGCTCGCATTAATTCGCTCCGTGCCAGAAATGATGAGGCGCACGAAGCATATTTGCTCCAGCATCAATGTCGCGACAACCAAAGCAGGCATTAATATGAACGCCGTTTATGAGGTGGCGAAAATGATTAAGCACCTTTCGGCCCATACGCCGCGGGCTGAAGGCTGCTGTAAGTTTGTGGCATTTTGCAATGTACCGGAAGACAATCCATTTGTTGCGGGTGCGTTTCACGGCATCAGCGAGCCCGATGTCACGCTCAATGTTGGCATTTCCGGTCCGGGTGTGGTGCTTTCAGCAATCCGCGAAGCAGGGCAGTGCGATTTCCCCACACTTGCCGAAGTTATCAAGCGCACCGCATTTAAGATAACCCGTGCCGGCGAACTCATTGGAAGAAAAGTGGCAGAGAAGGAAGGCATCCCTTTCGGCATCGTGGATATTTCACTTGCGCCGACACCGGCTTGGGGCGATAGCATCGCCGAGATTTTAGAAGCAATCGGCGTTGAAGCCGTCGGCGCACCGGGCACGACAGCAGCGTTGATGCTCTTGAATGATAGCGTCAAAAAAGGCGGGATGATGGCGAGCGCTTTTGTCGGCGGAATGTCTGGCGCGTTTATTCCGGTTTCAGAAGATGCAGCGATGATTCGCGGGGTGGAGATGGGCTCGCTTTCAATTGAAAAACTTGAGGCGATGACAAGCGTCTGCTGTGTCGGGCTTGATATGGTGGCGGTTCCGGGCGATACAAGCGCAGAAACCCTTGCAGGAATTATTGCCGATGAATGTGCAATTGGTGTTTCAAACAACAAAACAACAGCCGTTCGGATTATTGTACCGCCCGGCGCGAAAGTCGGCGATACCATTGATTACGGCGGGCTGCTTGGAAAAGCCATTATTATGCCTGTGAGTCAATTCAGCTCAAAAGGTTTTGTCACTCGCGGA